In Candidatus Dependentiae bacterium, the following proteins share a genomic window:
- a CDS encoding DUF6492 family protein → MKTGWLIVAIFIIFQIQHAQERVTYSFTLDPIDIVIPCHKKDSRTLELVVNGIKQHLDYRRIIIVSSEQLLEDATVEWFDEKEYPFDMYDIIYEIFFDEEKARDYIDRPKSRAGWIYQQFLKLYASYVIPDISNNILIVDADTIFFKPVVFQNGCGAPLFNVSDEVHPPYLVFMRQLIPGLKRAYPQFSGITHHMLFQRCVLDDLFATIEKNHNMEPWRAICQNVDKKALGHSCMSEYELYFNFLLNRSGQPKIRKLNWNNVPFRCFDQAKRGNLHYVSCHTYKG, encoded by the coding sequence ATGAAGACTGGGTGGCTCATTGTTGCTATTTTTATTATCTTTCAAATACAACATGCACAAGAGCGTGTTACGTATTCATTTACATTAGATCCTATAGATATTGTAATTCCATGTCATAAAAAAGACAGTCGAACATTAGAATTGGTTGTCAATGGCATAAAGCAGCATTTAGATTATAGAAGAATTATTATTGTTTCGAGTGAGCAGTTACTTGAAGATGCAACTGTTGAGTGGTTTGATGAAAAAGAGTATCCATTTGATATGTATGATATTATTTATGAAATTTTTTTTGATGAGGAAAAAGCCCGTGATTATATTGATCGTCCAAAATCACGAGCAGGTTGGATTTATCAGCAATTTCTAAAGTTATATGCTTCTTATGTGATACCTGATATTTCAAACAATATTTTGATCGTTGATGCAGATACTATTTTTTTTAAACCTGTTGTTTTTCAAAATGGTTGCGGTGCACCACTGTTTAATGTGAGTGACGAAGTGCATCCACCATATCTAGTATTTATGCGCCAGCTTATTCCAGGATTAAAAAGGGCCTATCCTCAATTTTCTGGCATAACGCATCATATGCTATTTCAGCGTTGTGTCTTGGATGATTTGTTTGCAACTATTGAAAAAAATCATAACATGGAGCCATGGAGAGCAATTTGCCAAAATGTTGATAAAAAAGCGCTTGGTCATTCATGTATGTCAGAATATGAGCTTTATTTTAATTTTTTGCTTAATCGTTCGGGTCAACCTAAAATTAGAAAGCTAAATTGGAATAACGTGCCATTCAGGTGTTTTGATCAAGCAAAAAGAGGAAATTTGCATTATGTTTCATGTCACACATATAAAGGTTAA
- a CDS encoding glycosyltransferase family A protein: MFFLLCLFLSVHVCQSMSQEQWHAIKQHEIDGQKELAIVVPTYNNSRWCLKNVQTILDQKYENYHLYIINDCSTDDTHERLCNYLSNHSLNEKVTLIHNEVRMGAMANWYNIIHQLPDHVIVLNIDGDDWLADDLVFARVNNAYADADVWMTFGQFKVWPDGYTGFCKRHDPEVIKDNKYRRSEWVSSHLRTYYAWLFKKIDKKDFMYKDAFLPTTCDRAIMYPLLEMCAGRYYCFEDEALYMYNAKNPLADVRRNLKIQQCMCHYICSMEPYQPLGDVRITL; encoded by the coding sequence ATGTTTTTTTTATTATGTTTATTTCTGAGTGTGCATGTATGTCAGTCAATGTCGCAAGAACAATGGCATGCTATTAAGCAACATGAAATAGATGGTCAAAAAGAGTTGGCTATTGTGGTTCCTACCTATAATAACAGTCGATGGTGTCTTAAAAATGTTCAGACAATTTTAGATCAAAAATATGAAAATTATCATCTGTATATTATCAATGACTGTTCAACTGATGATACTCATGAAAGGTTGTGTAATTACTTAAGTAATCACTCATTAAATGAAAAAGTTACATTAATACATAATGAAGTGCGTATGGGAGCAATGGCAAATTGGTATAACATTATTCATCAATTGCCCGACCATGTAATTGTGCTTAATATAGATGGAGACGATTGGCTTGCAGATGATTTAGTTTTTGCACGTGTAAATAATGCATATGCAGACGCTGATGTTTGGATGACATTTGGTCAGTTTAAAGTTTGGCCTGATGGTTATACCGGTTTTTGCAAACGTCATGATCCTGAAGTAATAAAAGATAATAAATATCGACGCAGTGAATGGGTTTCATCGCATTTGCGTACTTACTATGCTTGGTTATTCAAAAAGATCGATAAAAAAGATTTCATGTACAAGGATGCATTCTTACCAACTACATGTGATCGTGCCATTATGTACCCTTTGTTGGAAATGTGTGCAGGCCGTTATTATTGCTTTGAGGATGAAGCTTTATACATGTATAATGCAAAAAATCCATTAGCTGATGTACGAAGAAACTTAAAAATACAACAATGTATGTGTCATTACATTTGTAGTATGGAGCCATATCAACCGTTGGGAGATGTGCGTATTACATTATAA
- a CDS encoding glycosyltransferase has product MKFFLMVFLSVSSMFLLAEDKKFVFVTASYNNAQWCEKNLISIFKQKHTDWRLIYTDDCSTDGAVDLVKKCIETFDMQDKVELICNEKREGHLANQYKSIHTCEDDEVIVILDGDDWLAHDEVLNYLNETYQDDNIWLTYGSYERLIPGYPKCFCSAVPEEVVKNNTIRKYTWCLSHLRTFYAGLFKHIKKEDLMFEDAFFPMAVDLATMYPMFEMAGIHHKYIEDILMIYNNDNSLNLVNINQATRKKYVKAIKKMNSYQKLTQAPC; this is encoded by the coding sequence ATGAAATTTTTTTTAATGGTTTTTTTATCAGTTTCTTCGATGTTTTTGCTTGCAGAAGACAAAAAGTTTGTTTTTGTAACGGCATCATATAATAATGCACAATGGTGCGAAAAAAACCTTATTTCGATATTTAAGCAAAAACATACTGATTGGCGTTTGATTTATACTGATGATTGCTCAACAGATGGAGCCGTTGATTTGGTGAAAAAATGCATAGAAACATTTGATATGCAAGATAAGGTTGAATTGATATGTAATGAAAAGCGTGAAGGGCATCTTGCAAATCAATATAAATCGATTCATACGTGTGAAGATGATGAAGTCATTGTGATACTTGATGGAGATGATTGGTTGGCTCATGATGAAGTTTTAAATTATTTAAATGAAACTTACCAAGATGATAATATTTGGTTAACTTATGGATCGTATGAAAGATTGATTCCTGGATATCCTAAATGTTTTTGTTCTGCTGTACCTGAAGAGGTGGTTAAAAATAATACAATAAGGAAGTACACTTGGTGTCTTTCGCATTTGAGAACCTTTTATGCAGGTCTATTTAAGCATATAAAAAAAGAAGATTTAATGTTTGAAGATGCTTTTTTTCCTATGGCTGTAGATTTAGCTACTATGTATCCAATGTTTGAGATGGCTGGAATCCATCACAAATACATTGAGGATATTTTAATGATTTATAATAATGATAATTCTTTAAATTTAGTGAATATCAATCAAGCTACAAGGAAAAAATATGTTAAAGCAATCAAAAAAATGAATTCTTATCAAAAGTTAACACAAGCTCCTTGCTGA
- a CDS encoding glycosyltransferase family A protein, with protein MKRLLFILVFNVAANFAMSDQIEQAVLEHIVNGQKEIAVVVPTYNNSRKNVCIKNIDSILSQDYENYHLYIIDDVSTDDTFDKLYQYINDHSNRHKVTLIKNNKRVGAMANFYNTIYQIEDHVIVINIDGDDWLPHEQVLSYINDVYANPNVWLTYGQYKEFPRGEIGFCRGYGASTIEQNAFRQCGLPISHLRTYYAWLFKKLKKEDLMYNGNFVQVTCDKVMMVPMIEMCGGRFRCLDDILYIYNAVNPISDMRVHGIDQGKIRDRIFKMRPYEPLAEIITDFATDVQ; from the coding sequence GTGAAGCGTTTACTTTTTATTTTAGTCTTTAATGTTGCAGCAAATTTTGCAATGTCTGATCAAATAGAGCAAGCAGTCTTAGAGCATATTGTCAATGGTCAAAAAGAGATTGCCGTTGTGGTGCCTACATATAACAATAGCAGGAAAAATGTTTGCATTAAAAACATAGATTCTATCTTGTCGCAAGATTATGAAAATTATCATCTGTATATTATTGATGATGTTTCAACAGATGATACATTTGATAAGTTGTATCAGTATATTAATGATCATTCCAATCGACACAAAGTTACGCTTATTAAGAATAATAAACGTGTGGGAGCGATGGCTAATTTTTATAACACAATTTATCAGATTGAAGATCATGTGATTGTTATAAACATTGATGGTGATGATTGGTTGCCTCATGAGCAGGTTCTTTCATATATTAATGACGTATACGCAAATCCAAATGTTTGGTTAACATATGGGCAATATAAAGAGTTTCCTCGTGGTGAAATTGGATTTTGTCGTGGTTATGGTGCATCAACAATTGAACAAAATGCCTTTCGCCAATGTGGTTTGCCTATTTCACATTTGCGTACCTATTATGCGTGGTTATTCAAAAAATTAAAAAAAGAAGATCTAATGTATAATGGCAATTTTGTACAGGTTACCTGTGATAAAGTCATGATGGTACCAATGATTGAGATGTGTGGTGGACGATTCAGATGTCTTGATGATATTTTGTACATTTATAATGCGGTTAATCCTATTTCTGACATGCGAGTACATGGAATTGATCAGGGAAAAATTCGTGATCGTATATTTAAGATGCGTCCGTATGAACCACTAGCAGAAATTATTACAGACTTTGCAACTGATGTGCAATAA
- a CDS encoding glycosyltransferase — translation MKVMIVKFSYRPYLIIVLFMYVRSSAQDNFVDFQAGMCPNQAMNQDFFSRNRDWQLAKKVYESYRKNWIYSKKEKIPKLLHHIWLGSPLPKFCSSLRKTWFEHNPTWKFILWTDNPDNFKYGCLVCSYESLHRVLYENQEQFIVFDVRSLNLINQEAYDITDNYGERSDIIRYEVLFEFGGLYVDTDFECLKSFNIFHHTCDFYAGLGYSKTQALLNGLMGCSSKNLILKICIQDLVKKPQGVQSSIIGRTGPGLLTRSFRKAFYSEGYSGIAVGFPVTTFYPWPNWDRWHKTNEEIKAWIQPESYGIHYWHVSWKN, via the coding sequence ATGAAGGTTATGATAGTAAAATTTTCTTATAGGCCTTACTTAATTATTGTTTTATTTATGTACGTTCGGTCTAGCGCTCAGGACAATTTTGTTGATTTTCAAGCTGGCATGTGTCCTAATCAGGCAATGAATCAGGATTTTTTTTCTAGAAATAGAGATTGGCAGTTGGCAAAAAAAGTTTATGAAAGTTATAGAAAAAATTGGATATATTCTAAAAAAGAAAAAATACCTAAATTGTTGCATCATATTTGGTTAGGTAGCCCATTGCCCAAATTTTGTAGTTCATTGAGAAAAACGTGGTTTGAGCATAATCCTACATGGAAATTTATTTTGTGGACTGATAATCCTGATAATTTTAAATATGGTTGTCTAGTTTGTTCTTACGAATCTTTGCATCGAGTTTTGTATGAAAATCAAGAGCAATTCATTGTATTTGATGTGCGTTCTCTCAATTTAATAAATCAAGAAGCGTATGATATTACAGATAACTATGGTGAACGTTCAGATATTATTCGTTATGAAGTCCTTTTTGAATTTGGTGGTTTATATGTCGACACTGATTTTGAGTGTTTAAAATCATTTAATATTTTCCATCATACATGTGATTTTTATGCTGGCCTTGGATATAGTAAAACACAAGCCCTTCTTAATGGTTTAATGGGTTGTTCATCAAAAAATTTAATACTAAAGATTTGCATTCAAGATTTAGTTAAAAAGCCTCAAGGTGTTCAGAGTTCTATTATTGGCCGGACCGGACCTGGGCTATTAACGCGATCATTTCGAAAGGCATTTTATAGTGAGGGTTACAGTGGTATTGCTGTTGGTTTTCCTGTGACAACATTTTATCCTTGGCCGAATTGGGATCGTTGGCATAAAACTAACGAAGAAATTAAAGCTTGGATTCAGCCTGAAAGTTATGGTATACACTATTGGCATGTGTCTTGGAAAAATTAA
- a CDS encoding glycosyltransferase: protein MSNFFYNKNVNRVCFFVFSSFFLQAEDLFVDFIQGTAPNKNFKEMFLQQEGLWADAKALYDKQVLNGQKTDHARIPFILHHIWLGSELPQTCAQLRKSWIDRNPYWLFILWTDNELNFALGKVVNTFEDLHECLQQKKEQFIVFDIRDIILTNQEAYDVTRNYGEKSDILRYEVLYEFGGLYVDTDFECLKPFDIFHHYCDFYTGISYSANFSFLNGLIGSAPKSDILKYCIEDLKSNDGKEAFLEIIYRTGPRHLTRSFFKALGKGYTGVAVGFPSTTFYPWPNWLRHEKNIDKIKSWTRPESFAIHYWHTTWWLKYRHFLDLL, encoded by the coding sequence ATGAGTAATTTTTTTTATAATAAAAATGTGAATCGAGTATGCTTTTTTGTATTTAGTTCATTTTTCCTTCAAGCAGAAGATTTATTTGTAGATTTTATTCAAGGAACAGCCCCAAATAAAAATTTTAAAGAAATGTTTCTCCAGCAAGAGGGGTTGTGGGCAGATGCAAAAGCGCTTTATGATAAGCAGGTTCTTAATGGTCAAAAAACAGACCATGCTCGTATACCATTTATCTTGCATCATATTTGGTTAGGAAGTGAGCTCCCTCAGACGTGTGCACAGCTTCGAAAAAGTTGGATAGACCGCAATCCTTATTGGCTATTTATATTGTGGACTGACAACGAGTTAAATTTTGCTTTAGGTAAAGTTGTAAATACTTTTGAAGATCTTCATGAATGTTTGCAACAAAAAAAAGAGCAATTTATTGTTTTTGACATTCGTGACATAATTTTGACGAATCAAGAAGCATATGATGTTACAAGAAACTATGGAGAAAAATCTGATATATTGCGTTATGAAGTTTTGTATGAGTTTGGTGGGCTGTATGTTGATACTGATTTTGAGTGTCTTAAGCCTTTTGATATTTTTCATCATTATTGTGATTTTTATACCGGTATAAGTTATAGCGCAAACTTTTCATTTTTAAATGGTTTAATAGGTTCTGCCCCTAAAAGTGATATTTTAAAATATTGCATAGAAGATTTAAAATCTAATGATGGTAAAGAGGCTTTTCTTGAAATTATTTATCGTACCGGCCCAAGGCATCTTACTCGATCTTTTTTTAAAGCGTTAGGTAAAGGCTATACTGGTGTTGCTGTTGGTTTTCCTTCAACAACTTTTTATCCTTGGCCCAACTGGCTTAGGCACGAAAAAAATATTGATAAAATAAAGTCTTGGACGCGTCCTGAAAGTTTTGCTATCCATTATTGGCATACAACTTGGTGGCTTAAGTATAGACATTTTTTGGACCTATTGTAG
- a CDS encoding glycosyltransferase encodes MKKVFVLLLCCFFSAQGYEKLLPTFCVDFQKSMNTHPDHDVQFSLNNKRWQIAQKLYEKNVLNDLTYSDQARIPLVVHHIWVGSPLPEYAQMFRKTWIDHNPNWTFVLWTDHPSTQYGGIVLDSFQQLKLYLKQPEKEQFIVMDMRKVSLKNQYAYEKRAKNYGEKSDIARYEILYNIGGLYVDTDFECLRSFDELHHCCDFYTGVNHDKPFYLYNGLIASVSGCPILKEAIDGLTNRRQRADSLAYSGPYYFADCFIKRVSEVQGPVIPFPVTFLYPWPHHYRRQTGQRIKEWIRPESYAIHHWKVSWQK; translated from the coding sequence GTGAAAAAAGTATTTGTGTTATTGTTATGTTGTTTTTTTTCAGCACAGGGATATGAGAAGTTATTGCCAACCTTTTGTGTAGATTTTCAAAAAAGTATGAATACGCATCCTGATCATGATGTGCAATTTTCACTTAATAATAAACGTTGGCAAATAGCTCAGAAATTGTATGAAAAAAATGTTCTTAATGACTTAACATACAGTGATCAGGCTCGTATTCCATTGGTTGTCCATCATATTTGGGTGGGAAGTCCATTGCCGGAATATGCTCAAATGTTTCGTAAAACATGGATAGATCACAATCCTAATTGGACTTTTGTTTTATGGACGGATCATCCATCGACTCAGTATGGCGGCATTGTTCTTGATAGTTTTCAACAGCTCAAACTTTATTTAAAGCAGCCTGAAAAAGAGCAATTTATTGTTATGGATATGCGCAAAGTTTCCTTGAAGAATCAGTATGCGTATGAAAAAAGAGCAAAGAACTATGGAGAGAAATCAGACATAGCTCGCTATGAAATTCTATATAATATTGGTGGATTATATGTTGATACCGATTTTGAATGTTTAAGATCATTTGATGAACTGCATCACTGTTGTGACTTTTATACAGGAGTAAATCATGACAAGCCATTTTATCTTTATAATGGTTTAATTGCTTCAGTTTCAGGATGTCCGATATTAAAAGAAGCAATAGATGGCTTAACAAATCGTCGTCAACGAGCCGATAGTTTGGCATATTCAGGGCCATATTATTTTGCCGATTGTTTTATCAAGCGCGTATCTGAGGTTCAAGGGCCAGTGATTCCATTTCCGGTTACTTTTTTATATCCTTGGCCGCACCATTACAGAAGGCAGACTGGACAAAGAATTAAAGAGTGGATTCGCCCTGAAAGTTATGCTATTCACCATTGGAAAGTTTCTTGGCAAAAGTAA
- a CDS encoding FkbM family methyltransferase yields the protein MSNINKIAISLLITALFANGTSIDQKYYKLTDAEQTKNMLLSMFSSGDLVFDVGANKGFKTREYLACGARVVCVEPQPVCVNILYEKYGNNEDVAIEPVGLADKEGVLKMYHPHHHDSSVLATFSKDWVDEGRFSHLNWEEGVEVEVTTLENIVKKYGIPQFCKIDVEDFEHEVLLGLQTPIPYVSFECHHETMDKSRRCIDRLIELGYKSFNIAIATSDRFWFDQWVPAEDFYKALEDIDAMDWSVIKKLWGDIYASYE from the coding sequence ATGAGTAACATAAACAAAATAGCTATTAGTTTATTGATAACTGCTTTATTTGCCAATGGAACTAGTATTGATCAAAAGTATTATAAATTGACCGATGCTGAGCAAACCAAAAATATGCTTTTAAGCATGTTTAGTTCTGGAGATTTAGTATTTGATGTTGGTGCAAATAAAGGATTTAAGACACGAGAGTATTTGGCATGTGGAGCTCGTGTTGTTTGTGTGGAGCCGCAACCGGTATGTGTTAATATTTTGTATGAAAAATATGGAAACAATGAAGATGTCGCTATTGAACCTGTTGGATTGGCTGATAAAGAAGGCGTCTTAAAAATGTATCATCCACATCACCATGATAGTTCAGTATTGGCAACATTTTCAAAAGATTGGGTTGATGAAGGACGTTTTTCTCATCTAAATTGGGAAGAAGGTGTGGAGGTTGAAGTTACTACATTGGAAAACATAGTAAAAAAATATGGCATTCCTCAGTTTTGTAAAATTGATGTTGAGGATTTTGAACATGAAGTGTTATTAGGGCTTCAAACACCAATACCTTATGTGTCTTTTGAATGTCATCATGAAACAATGGATAAATCAAGGCGTTGTATTGATCGTCTTATCGAACTTGGATATAAATCTTTTAATATTGCTATAGCCACAAGCGATAGATTTTGGTTTGATCAATGGGTTCCTGCAGAAGATTTTTATAAAGCTTTAGAAGATATTGACGCGATGGACTGGAGCGTTATAAAAAAACTTTGGGGTGATATTTATGCTTCATATGAGTAA
- a CDS encoding sulfotransferase domain-containing protein, whose product MKKTLIILLLLSLNPMTYTYKLITTGAPKSGTRMLLKCVGDIIGNSKYNAVNGHILLTHRQLNQLNDQCQILAGHPIFNDQNVAHVNQHKAKVFYIIRDPRDQIVSMAFWIYRNIHTRPEYKNKSFDEVLMELITQSSKIYGKSYKHDIVYNLKGITEFYNLWLGWKLDLNTYTTHFEKLVGPKGGGTEHEQLKEIENMFKHLEIEYTDQDIQYIADNLFGSTQTFRGGQIGDWKKHFKKEHINAFKKFGGQLLIDLGYEINLNWQ is encoded by the coding sequence ATGAAAAAAACATTAATAATATTATTACTACTGAGCCTCAACCCTATGACCTATACATATAAACTCATAACCACAGGTGCACCAAAGTCTGGAACTCGCATGCTATTAAAATGCGTTGGTGACATAATTGGAAATAGCAAATATAATGCTGTAAATGGACACATTCTTCTCACACATAGACAACTCAATCAACTTAACGATCAATGTCAGATTTTGGCTGGACACCCAATATTTAATGATCAAAATGTTGCCCATGTGAATCAACACAAAGCAAAAGTTTTTTATATAATTCGAGATCCACGCGACCAAATTGTCTCAATGGCTTTTTGGATATATAGAAACATTCATACACGTCCTGAATATAAAAATAAATCATTTGATGAAGTACTCATGGAACTCATCACCCAAAGCTCTAAAATTTATGGCAAGTCCTATAAGCATGATATCGTTTACAATTTAAAAGGCATAACTGAATTTTACAACTTATGGCTTGGCTGGAAATTAGACCTTAACACATACACTACCCACTTTGAAAAACTTGTTGGTCCTAAAGGAGGGGGAACTGAACATGAACAATTAAAAGAAATAGAGAACATGTTCAAACATTTGGAAATAGAATATACAGATCAAGATATACAATATATTGCCGATAATCTATTTGGATCAACTCAAACTTTCCGAGGGGGACAAATTGGTGACTGGAAAAAACATTTTAAAAAAGAACATATTAATGCCTTCAAAAAATTTGGAGGACAGCTTCTTATAGATCTCGGGTATGAAATCAATTTAAATTGGCAATAA
- a CDS encoding glycosyltransferase → MDRVIRLFFAVYCLVLYSLVFSFNNKRSFEIGMLPNKNFNDTLLTEKKHWKWTFVKNLFDRYQNRNEAEQFLRIPLICHHIWLGSPLPKENIKLRDSWIDKHPDWQFILWTDKPENYRYGVQARSVKELQELLMLGEKQIVFDIQYVTLNNQNMLQLSKNLGQKSDILRYEILYMFGGLYVDTDFECLKAFDALHYHLDFYTGIGYSGSFSLLNGLIGATAGNPILKRCIDNLRITCNSVVGIINSTGPKYFSRCFFDMLQKGYNGRVVAFPTIYFYPWPSYARNETERALIAKWFCSESFAVHHWHCSWM, encoded by the coding sequence ATGGATAGGGTTATAAGGTTATTTTTTGCTGTTTATTGTTTAGTTTTATATTCTTTAGTGTTTTCTTTTAATAATAAAAGATCTTTTGAAATCGGCATGCTTCCAAATAAGAATTTTAATGATACTTTATTGACAGAAAAAAAACATTGGAAGTGGACTTTTGTTAAAAATTTGTTTGATCGTTATCAAAATAGAAATGAAGCTGAACAATTCTTGCGCATTCCTCTTATTTGTCATCATATTTGGCTTGGAAGTCCTTTGCCAAAAGAAAATATAAAGTTACGTGACAGTTGGATTGACAAGCATCCTGATTGGCAATTTATTCTATGGACCGATAAGCCTGAAAATTATAGATATGGCGTGCAAGCAAGAAGTGTTAAAGAGTTGCAAGAGCTCTTGATGCTTGGAGAAAAGCAGATAGTTTTTGATATTCAGTATGTGACTTTGAATAATCAGAATATGTTACAACTATCTAAAAACTTAGGTCAAAAATCAGATATTTTACGTTATGAGATATTATATATGTTCGGGGGTTTATATGTTGATACTGATTTTGAATGTTTAAAGGCTTTTGATGCCCTGCATTATCATTTAGATTTTTATACAGGTATTGGATATAGTGGAAGCTTTTCATTGTTGAACGGTTTAATTGGCGCCACTGCAGGTAATCCTATACTTAAACGTTGTATCGATAATTTAAGAATAACATGTAATAGCGTTGTCGGTATTATTAATAGCACAGGGCCAAAATATTTTTCACGTTGCTTTTTTGATATGTTGCAAAAAGGTTATAACGGCAGAGTAGTTGCATTTCCAACTATATATTTTTATCCGTGGCCGAGCTATGCACGAAATGAAACAGAGAGGGCATTAATTGCAAAATGGTTTTGCTCTGAAAGTTTTGCAGTGCATCACTGGCATTGTTCTTGGATGTAA
- a CDS encoding class I SAM-dependent methyltransferase has product MKKFFLTLTTISALTVAETAEQMQIKFSEIYQSNGWRGKESVSGTGSDLKQTEAIRTSLPSLLKLLKINTMLDAACGDFHWMQQIDLSFLDFYFGVDIVPQMIKNNQQRYSTSKRSFMHKNIAHDLLPKVDLIFCRDCLVHLELKDTLQVLKNFKRSGSKYILLTTFTRKSPNTNLPSWQWRTLNMQLEPFNFPEPIALINEQCTENNGEYTDKSLGLWRLSDINI; this is encoded by the coding sequence ATGAAAAAATTTTTTTTAACTCTCACCACTATTAGTGCATTAACAGTTGCAGAAACAGCCGAGCAAATGCAAATAAAATTTTCAGAAATCTATCAAAGTAATGGCTGGAGAGGAAAAGAGTCAGTATCCGGCACCGGTTCTGACCTAAAACAAACTGAAGCGATCCGCACGAGCTTACCATCACTCTTGAAGCTTTTAAAAATAAATACAATGCTAGATGCCGCATGTGGAGATTTTCATTGGATGCAACAAATTGATTTAAGTTTTTTAGATTTTTATTTTGGTGTTGATATCGTTCCACAAATGATTAAAAACAACCAACAGCGCTATAGCACAAGCAAACGCTCTTTTATGCATAAAAATATTGCCCATGATCTATTGCCTAAAGTAGATCTAATTTTTTGTCGTGATTGCCTCGTACATTTAGAACTAAAAGATACACTACAAGTATTAAAAAATTTTAAAAGAAGTGGTTCAAAATATATACTCCTAACAACATTTACACGCAAAAGTCCCAACACAAACCTCCCATCGTGGCAATGGAGAACTTTAAACATGCAATTAGAACCATTTAATTTCCCTGAACCAATAGCGCTAATTAATGAACAATGCACAGAAAACAATGGTGAATATACAGATAAGTCACTTGGACTATGGAGACTATCTGATATAAATATTTAA
- a CDS encoding glycosyltransferase family 2 protein encodes MRQLFILFVLMGSILIAEDKRFVIVAASYNNAQWYQKHLVSIFNQDYDNWRLIYIDDCSTDGTGYLVNDFIIQHNMQKKVMLDCNVERVGHLANQYQAVHSCQNNEIVVVLDGDDWLAHNGVLSYLNEVYQDDDVWLTYGSYEAASPPYPQYCAEIPDKVIEDNSIRKHTWVLSHLRTFYAGLYKKIDLNDLCLDGTFFPIVVDLAIMYPMFEMAAGRYKYISQVLVTYNNLNDLNFSKSKSINRLRKRCLSKIRGTKPYAPLSKQFFQSFIMEQKA; translated from the coding sequence ATGAGACAATTATTTATACTGTTTGTATTGATGGGTTCGATTTTAATTGCAGAGGATAAAAGATTTGTTATTGTTGCGGCATCATATAATAATGCGCAGTGGTATCAAAAACATTTAGTTTCAATTTTTAATCAAGATTACGACAATTGGCGTTTAATCTATATTGATGATTGTTCTACTGACGGCACAGGCTATCTTGTGAATGATTTTATTATTCAACATAACATGCAAAAAAAAGTGATGCTTGATTGTAATGTTGAACGTGTTGGGCATCTTGCAAATCAGTACCAAGCGGTTCATTCATGTCAAAATAATGAAATAGTTGTTGTGCTTGATGGTGATGATTGGCTTGCTCATAACGGGGTTTTAAGCTACTTAAATGAAGTATATCAGGATGATGATGTTTGGTTGACTTATGGTTCTTATGAAGCTGCGAGCCCCCCTTATCCTCAGTATTGTGCAGAGATTCCTGATAAGGTAATTGAGGATAATTCAATCCGCAAGCATACGTGGGTGCTTTCTCATTTACGCACATTTTATGCAGGGTTGTATAAAAAGATAGATTTAAATGATTTGTGTTTAGACGGTACTTTTTTTCCTATAGTTGTAGATTTAGCCATTATGTATCCTATGTTTGAGATGGCCGCCGGAAGATATAAATATATTTCGCAAGTTCTTGTGACATATAATAACTTAAATGATTTGAATTTTAGTAAATCGAAAAGTATCAATAGGCTGAGAAAAAGATGCCTTTCAAAAATACGGGGCACAAAGCCATACGCTCCATTGAGTAAGCAGTTTTTTCAATCTTTTATTATGGAACAAAAAGCATGA